Proteins encoded in a region of the Oscillospiraceae bacterium MB24-C1 genome:
- a CDS encoding NAD(P)-dependent alcohol dehydrogenase, protein MKGYAMLKIGITGWIEKEKPTAGPMDAIVRPTAVSPCTSDVHTVWAGALGERTNMILGHEAVGIVTEVGHLVKDFMPGDRVVVPAITPDWNSLEAQGGYAMHSGGMLSGWKFSNFKDGVFGEFFHVNDADGNMAKIPETIDDTAAVMLCDMMPTGFHGAELADIQFGDKVLVIGIGPVGLMSVAGAVLRGAAEIFAVGTRPNCIKIAKKYGASKIISYKTGSIEEQVLALTGGKGVDKVIIAGGDNATFATAIKTLRPGGKIGNVNYLGEGDSIQIPRVEWGFGMGHKQISAGLMPGGRLRMEKLLALVQAKRVDPARLVTHEFSGFDKIEEALMLMKNKPKNLIKPVVHIE, encoded by the coding sequence ATGAAAGGTTACGCAATGTTAAAAATAGGGATTACCGGCTGGATTGAAAAAGAAAAACCGACAGCTGGCCCAATGGACGCCATCGTACGCCCAACCGCTGTCTCCCCCTGTACGTCGGATGTACACACCGTCTGGGCGGGCGCACTGGGGGAGCGTACAAACATGATATTGGGGCACGAAGCAGTCGGCATTGTCACCGAAGTGGGACATTTAGTCAAGGACTTTATGCCCGGAGATCGGGTGGTCGTACCCGCTATCACCCCTGACTGGAATTCGCTTGAGGCGCAAGGCGGCTACGCCATGCATTCGGGTGGGATGCTCTCGGGCTGGAAGTTTTCGAACTTTAAGGACGGGGTGTTCGGCGAATTTTTTCACGTAAATGACGCGGATGGCAATATGGCTAAGATTCCCGAAACGATTGACGATACGGCCGCTGTCATGCTCTGCGACATGATGCCAACGGGCTTTCACGGCGCTGAGCTAGCAGATATTCAATTTGGTGACAAGGTGTTGGTAATTGGCATAGGCCCGGTGGGACTGATGTCGGTTGCAGGGGCTGTTTTGCGCGGTGCAGCCGAGATATTTGCCGTTGGCACGCGTCCAAACTGCATTAAAATTGCTAAAAAATACGGTGCTAGTAAAATTATCAGCTACAAGACCGGTTCAATTGAAGAACAGGTTCTGGCGCTGACTGGTGGTAAGGGAGTCGATAAGGTGATTATAGCGGGCGGTGATAATGCGACCTTTGCTACGGCCATCAAGACGCTAAGACCAGGTGGCAAAATTGGCAACGTTAATTATTTGGGCGAAGGTGATTCCATTCAAATTCCCCGCGTTGAATGGGGGTTTGGCATGGGTCATAAGCAGATTAGCGCGGGCCTTATGCCGGGTGGTCGTCTGCGGATGGAAAAACTGCTCGCCCTGGTTCAGGCCAAACGGGTAGATCCCGCTAGATTGGTTACCCATGAATTCAGCGGGTTTGATAAAATAGAAGAAGCACTGATGCTTATGAAGAACAAACCGAAAAATCTGATTAAACCGGTGGTTCACATCGAATAA